The Populus nigra chromosome 19, ddPopNigr1.1, whole genome shotgun sequence genome includes a window with the following:
- the LOC133680374 gene encoding linoleate 13S-lipoxygenase 2-1, chloroplastic-like: MMSSQIQKLNSTKPLSSLLPKPSILSHGNPSLPSYKQQHLPKRQANFRIRAALGNAKVLSKPSTTETAVKVKATVTVKVTIGGIFSNIGLTVPLDELTEVFGKSFLLELVSAQLDPNTGLEKETIKAYAHKASQKDDEVKYETKFTVPAGFGAVGAVLVENQHHKEIFLKDIVLEGFPDGPVNVECDSWAHSKYDDSKKRIFFANKSYITSETPDGLKRLREQELEDIRGNGEGERKSHERIYDYDTYNDLGFPDISSKLARPVLGGKERPYPRRCRTGRPRTRKDPSSESKSLINYVPRDEVFSEVKQVTFSAKTLKSVLNALLPSIESVFEDPKLGFTYFNAIDSLFDEGVTLPKPKNPGFLRTVLPRLVKTFREGGDELLLFDTPDMIDRDKFSWFKDEEFSRQTLAGLNPFSIQLVTEWPLTSKLDPEIYGPPESMITTELLEKEIGGIMTVEEAMKQKRIFMLDYHDLYLPYVNKVRELEGTTLYGSRTLFFLMENGTLRPLAIELTRPPSGDKPQWKQVFTPSCSDATGCWLWRLAKAHVCAHDSGYHQLVIHWLRTHCCAEPYIIAANRQLSAMHPINRLLRPHFRYTMEINALARESLINAAGIIETTFSPGKYCMELSSVAYDKLWRFDTEALPADLIRRGMAVEDPTARHGLKLTIEDYPFANDGLVLWDAIKEWVGDYVKHYYPEASMVESDKELQAWWTEVRAKGHEDKKDEPWWPVLKTQENLVHVLTTIIWVTSGHHAAVNFGQYMYGGYFPNRPTIARTNMPTESPSDEEWKLFLKKPELSLLKCFPTQLQATKVMAVLNVLSSHSPDEEYIGEKTEPSWEENPVIKAAFEKFTGRLKELEGIIDERNTDLNLKNRTGAGVVPYELLKPFSAHGVTGKGVPNSISI, from the exons ATGATGAGCTCTCAGATTCAAAAGCTCAACTCCACCAAACCCTTGTCATCACTTTTACCAAAACCCTCAATCCTGAGCCATGGAAACCCCAGCCTTCCGAGTTATAAGCAGCAACATTTACCTAAAAGGCAAGCTAACTTTAGAATCCGTGCAGCTCTTGGCAATGCCAAGGTTTTATCAAAACCATCAACAACAGAAACTGCTGTGAAAGTTAAGGCAACTGTTACGGTTAAAGTAACAATTGGTGGAATTTTCTCCAATATTGGTTTAACAGTACCTCTTGATGAGTTAACTGAGGTATTTGGTAAATCTTTTCTTTTGGAGCTTGTTAGCGCACAGCTTGATCCCA ATACTGGATTAGAGAAGGAAACAATCAAGGCTTATGCTCACAAAGCAAGCCAAAAAGATGATGAGGTGAAATATGAGACTAAATTCACGGTACCAGCAGGATTTGGAGCGGTTGGAGCAGTTTTGGTAGAGAACCAACATCACAAGGAAATCTTTCTTAAGGACATAGTTCTTGAAGGATTCCCTGATGGCCCCGTCAATGTTGAATGTGATTCATGGGCTCATTCCAAATATGATGATTCTAAGAAGAGAATTTTCTTTGCCAACAAG TCCTACATAACTTCCGAGACCCCTGATGGACTGAAGAGGCTAAGGGAGCAAGAGTTGGAAGATATACGAGGAAATGGAGAAGGGGAGAGAAAGTCACATGAGAGGATCTATGACTACGATACATATAATGATCTTGGTTTTCCAGATATAAGCAGTAAACTAGCAAGGCCTGTGCTAGGCGGCAAAGAGCGCCCGTACCCAAGGCGTTGCAGAACCGGACGCCCGCGCACTAGAAAGG ACCCATCGTCCGAATCAAAAAGCCTCATTAACTATGTGCCGAGGGATGAGGTGTTCTCGGAGGTGAAACAAGTCACATTCTCAGCAAAGACATTGAAGTCTGTGTTGAACGCGCTCCTGCCATCGATTGAGTCTGTTTTTGAAGATCCAAAACTTGGATTCACTTACTTCAATGCCATAGACTCTCTTTTTGACGAAGGAGTTACATTGCCTAAGCCGAAAAATCCAGGGTTTCTCCGCACGGTTTTGCCAAGGCTTGTGAAAACTTTTAGAGAGGGAGGAGATGAATTGTTGCTCTTCGACACTCCTGACATGATTGATA GAGATAAATTTTCTTGGTTCAAGGATGAAGAATTCTCTCGGCAAACACTGGCTGGTCTAAATCCTTTCAGCATACAGTTAGTTACG GAATGGCCCCTAACAAGTAAGCTTGACCCTGAAATCTATGGCCCTCCTGAATCAATGATCACAACAGAACTCTTGGAAAAAGAGATTGGAGGAATTATGACTGTTGAAGAG GCTATGAAACAAAAGAGGATTTTTATGTTGGATTATCATGATTTATACTTGCCTTATGTGAACAAAGTGAGAGAGCTTGAAGGAACTACTTTATATGGATCTCGGACGCTGTTCTTCCTCATGGAAAATGGCACCTTGAGGCCTCTGGCCATTGAACTCACCAGGCCACCATCCGGTGACAAGCCACAATGGAAACAAGTGTTTACACCCAGCTGTTCCGATGCCACTGGTTGCTGGCTGTGGAGGCTGGCCAAAGCTCATGTTTGTGCTCATGACTCCGGTTACCACCAGCTCGTCATTCACTG gctAAGGACACACTGCTGTGCAGAGCCGTACATAATTGCTGCTAATAGGCAACTAAGTGCAATGCATCCAATCAATAGACTTCTACGTCCGCATTTCCGATACACAATGGAAATCAACGCTCTTGCTCGAGAAAGCCTCATCAATGCAGCAGGAATAATTGAAACCACTTTCTCTCCTGGAAAATACTGCATGGAGCTCAGCTCAGTTGCTTATGACAAGCTATGGAGATTCGATACGGAAGCACTGCCAGCTGACCTCATTAGAAG GGGAATGGCAGTAGAGGATCCAACAGCAAGACATGGCCTGAAGCTTACAATCGAAGACTATCCATTTGCCAATGACGGTCTTGTTCTTTGGGATGCAATTAAGGAATGGGTTGGTGACTACGTGAAACACTACTACCCAGAAGCAAGCATGGTGGAGTCCGACAAAGAACTTCAAGCATGGTGGACAGAAGTGCGAGCTAAAGGCCACGAAGACAAGAAGGATGAACCATGGTGGCCTGTCCTGAAAACACAAGAAAACTTGGTTCATGTTTTAACTACAATAATTTGGGTGACTTCAGGTCATCATGCAGCTGTGAACTTTGGCCAGTACATGTATGGTGGGTACTTCCCCAACCGGCCAACAATAGCTCGAACCAACATGCCAACTGAGTCACCATCAGATGAGGAGTGGAAGCTCTTCTTGAAGAAACCAGAACTTTCACTGTTAAAATGCTTCCCTACACAGCTTCAAGCAACAAAAGTGATGGCTGTTCTGAATGTTTTATCTAGCCATTCGCCTGATGAGGAGTATATCGGCGAGAAAACGGAACCATCTTGGGAAGAAAATCCTGTCATTAAGGCTGCATTTGAAAAGTTCACTGGAAGACTGAAGGAGCTCGAAGGGATTATTGATGAAAGGAACACTGATTTGAACCTGAAAAATAGGACTGGAGCTGGAGTTGTTCCATATGAGCTCCTGAAGCCATTTTCTGCTCATGGTGTCACAGGGAAGGGAGTTCCTAATAGCATCTCCATTTAA
- the LOC133680375 gene encoding O-fucosyltransferase 20-like — MAKSKNNAKKVSYISVPSQIINSLSSSALQSLLIPPKKPSANRFFGLKWFRSPRFWFLALFLCGFLGMLKLWYTLDPLIPFSPYPCVTSQSQLQESFSNGHTRQQLGFVSNDERNDKKDQEVGSVNARELKFEAGIRSNEVKHESLKGVVDFQGEISGGVEEESEFWKQPDGLGYKPCLKFSSDYRRGSELIFEDRRKYLLVVVSGGMNQQRNQIVDAVVIARILGAALVVPILQVNVIWGDESEFSDIFDLENFKRVLANDVRIVSSLPSYHLTRRPVVESRTPLHVSPQWIRARYLKRLNREGVLLLRGLDSRLSKDLPSDLQKLRCKVAFHALRFAPPVLELGNKIAERMQSKGPYLALHLRMELDVWVRTGCHPGLSHDYDEIINKERKQRPELLTAKSNMTCRERKLAGLCPLNALEVARLLKALGAPKSARIYWAGGQPLGGKEALLPLTREFPNFYNKEDLALPGELKPFANKASLMAAIDYLVSENSDVFMPSHGGNMGHAIQGHRAYAGHKKYITPNKRHMLPYFLNSSLPEAEFNRVIKELHRDSLGQPELRTSKAGRDVTKYPVPECMCRDSHTHVL; from the exons ATGgcaaaatcaaagaataatGCAAAGAAAGTTTCTTACATATCAGTTCCATCACAAATAATCAATTCTTTATCTTCTTCGGCTTTACAATCTCTGCTTATTCCTCCAAAGAAACCATCAGCAAACAGGTTCTTTGGGTTGAAATGGTTTAGAAGTCCAAGATTTTGGTTTTTGGCTCTGTTTCTTTGTGGTTTTCTTGGTATGTTAAAGTTATGGTACACTCTTGACCCTTTAATACCATTTTCTCCTTACCCTTGCGTGACTAGTCAGTCACAGCTGCAAGAGTCTTTTTCTAATGGGCATACAAGACAGCAGCTTGGTTTTGTTTCTAATGATgaaagaaatgataaaaaagatcAAGAAGTAGGTTCTGTGAATGCTCGGGAGCTAAAATTTGAGGCAGGTATTAGGTCAAACGAAGTAAAACATGAGTCTTTGAAAGGTGTGGTTGATTTTCAGGGTGAAATATCTGGTGGGGTTGAAGAGGAGAGTGAGTTTTGGAAACAACCTGATGGGTTGGGTTATAAGCCTTGTTTAAAGTTTAGTAGTGACTATAGGAGAGGGAGTGAGCTGATTTTTGAGGACAGGAGGAAGTATTTACTAGTTGTGGTTTCTGGTGGAATGAATCAGCAGAGGAATCAGATTGTGGATGCTGTGGTGATTGCAAGGATTCTTGGTGCTGCTTTGGTCGTTCCTATTTTGCAAGTTAATGTCATTTGGGGAgatgaaag TGAATTTTCTGATATATTTGATTTGGAGAATTTCAAGAGAGTTCTAGCAAATGATGTGAGAATAGTTTCATCATTGCCATCATATCATCTAACCAGAAGGCCGGTGGTGGAGAGCCGAACTCCTCTCCATGTTTCCCCTCAATGGATCCGCGCACGTTATCTCAAAAGG CTTAACCGAGAAGGTGTTTTACTTCTACGTGGTTTGGATTCAAGGCTCTCTAAAGATCTTCCTTCTGATCTTCAGAAACTTCGATGCAAg gtgGCATTTCATGCACTGAGGTTTGCGCCACCAGTTTTGGAGCTTGGTAACAAGATCGCAGAGAGGATGCAGAGCAAAGGACCTTATCTTGCTCTTCATCTGCGGATGGAGTTGGATGTGTGGGTGAGGACTGGATGCCACCCTGGTTTGAGCCATGACTATGACGAGATAATCAATAAGGAGAGGAAACAACGACCTGAACTACTCACTGCAAAGTCAAACATGACTTGTCGTGAAAGAAAGCTTGCTGGTCTCTGCCCTTTGAATGCCTTGGAGGTTGCTAG gctTCTTAAAGCTCTTGGAGCTCCAAAAAGTGCAAGAATATACTGGGCAGGAGGGCAACCACTTGGCGGGAAAGAAGCTTTGCTACCATTAACCAGAGAATTTCCTAATTTCTACAACAAGGAAGATCTTGCCTTACCTGGCGAACTAAAACCATTTGCAAACAAAGCTTCCTTAATGGCCGCCATTGATTATTTAGTTTCAGAGAACAGTGATGTTTTTATGCCATCTCATGGTGGAAACATGGGACATGCAATCCAG GGACACAGGGCATATGCAGGACACAAGAAGTACATAACCCCAAACAAAAGACACATGCTCCCTTATTTTCTAAATTCTTCTCTCCCTGAAGCAGAGTTCAACAGAGTCATAAAAGAATTGCATCGTGACTCCTTAGGGCAACCAGAACTAAGGACTAGCAAAGCTGGAAGAGATGTTACAAAGTATCCAGTTCCTGAGTGTATGTGCAGAGACTCGCATACTCACGTTTTGTGA